One Ignavibacterium album JCM 16511 genomic region harbors:
- the tnpA gene encoding IS200/IS605 family transposase has translation MSWVRIWVHLVFSTKNREPYLNSKEIRQKVFQHIKDNAKLKGIWLDCINGYQDHIHCLISVNKDQTISTIAQLIKGESSFWINKNKLTKTKFIWQDDYWAVSVSESHIESVREYISKQEEHHKVKTFTEEVDEFMKKYGWKFVQHK, from the coding sequence TTGAGCTGGGTAAGAATCTGGGTTCACCTTGTTTTCTCAACAAAAAACAGAGAGCCATATTTAAACTCAAAAGAAATAAGGCAAAAAGTTTTTCAACACATCAAAGATAATGCAAAATTAAAAGGCATCTGGCTTGATTGCATAAATGGCTATCAAGACCACATTCACTGTTTAATATCAGTTAATAAAGATCAGACTATAAGCACAATTGCTCAGCTTATAAAAGGAGAATCATCTTTTTGGATAAATAAAAATAAATTAACTAAAACAAAATTTATCTGGCAAGATGACTACTGGGCGGTGAGTGTAAGCGAGAGTCACATTGAAAGTGTCAGAGAATATATTTCTAAACAAGAAGAGCATCATAAAGTTAAAACTTTCACAGAAGAAGTTGATGAGTTTATGAAAAAATATGGCTGGAAGTTTGTTCAACATAAATGA